The following are encoded in a window of Methylocystis rosea genomic DNA:
- a CDS encoding copper resistance D family protein has translation MTTEIVHVLAAAIWIAGIPFLLVALGMTKSGEARRLLASKFSRNAMWSVGALIAAGLLMMTRHTSDLSALYETNYGMLLSTKIILLFGLLCFAAANLSTTRRLWRLSSTPIRRLLRFAEVEVGLGLVALFCAAALASASLPTDGGAERTSLSEITARFAPRWPSFYSPAYAELSAAQTVFSVAEPRTPSPPSAADIAWAEMNHHLAGVFVVFMGFFALLERHRKTASAARHWPLLFLMLGGILVIRADETAWPLGPIGFFESLRDPQIVQHKVIVVLIATFAIFEWQVRRERFRSDWPAFVFPITTGAAAAFLLTHYGHTEGKDEVLVAISHTPIALLGVVSASARWLEIRLSDTSAGRIAGYVWPMAFILSGLLLLLYREE, from the coding sequence GTGACGACCGAGATTGTGCATGTGCTCGCAGCGGCGATCTGGATCGCCGGCATTCCGTTCTTGTTGGTCGCGCTCGGAATGACCAAGAGCGGCGAGGCGCGGCGATTGCTCGCCTCCAAATTCTCGCGGAACGCCATGTGGTCCGTGGGAGCATTGATTGCCGCCGGCCTCTTGATGATGACGCGCCACACGTCGGATCTCAGCGCGTTGTATGAAACGAATTACGGAATGCTGCTCAGCACCAAAATTATACTGCTGTTTGGCCTGCTATGCTTTGCCGCCGCAAATCTTTCGACAACGCGCAGACTGTGGCGGCTTTCTTCCACGCCCATCAGAAGATTATTGCGTTTCGCTGAGGTGGAGGTGGGGCTGGGCCTGGTTGCGCTGTTTTGCGCCGCCGCTCTTGCATCTGCGTCGCTCCCGACGGACGGCGGCGCGGAGCGCACGAGTCTGTCTGAGATCACGGCGCGTTTCGCCCCGCGTTGGCCGAGTTTTTATAGTCCAGCGTATGCCGAGCTGTCCGCTGCGCAAACAGTCTTCAGCGTAGCCGAACCACGAACGCCTAGCCCACCCAGCGCGGCGGATATCGCCTGGGCGGAGATGAATCATCATTTGGCGGGCGTTTTTGTTGTCTTCATGGGCTTTTTCGCCTTGCTGGAGCGCCATCGCAAAACCGCGTCGGCGGCGCGTCATTGGCCTCTGCTATTTTTGATGCTTGGCGGCATTCTGGTCATTCGCGCCGATGAAACCGCATGGCCCCTCGGACCCATAGGGTTCTTCGAAAGCCTTCGTGATCCTCAGATCGTCCAACACAAAGTCATTGTGGTCCTTATTGCGACCTTTGCGATATTCGAATGGCAGGTTCGACGCGAACGCTTTAGATCCGACTGGCCAGCCTTCGTCTTCCCCATAACAACCGGCGCGGCGGCAGCGTTTCTGTTGACGCACTATGGACACACGGAAGGCAAAGACGAGGTTCTGGTCGCGATCAGTCATACGCCTATCGCGTTGCTCGGGGTTGTCTCCGCGAGCGCGCGCTGGCTGGAAATACGTTTGTCGGACACGTCCGCAGGTCGAATTGCTGGTTATGTTTGGCCCATGGCATTCATTTTATCGGGCCTCTTGCTTCTGCTCTACCGAGAAGAGTGA
- a CDS encoding adenylate/guanylate cyclase domain-containing protein has protein sequence MTSHDFRPAADRSDRALLAYVQQELSAPAEAIAGYAEILLDEAERNGHGEFRDDLEKIHAASRSLIDVIASLVSRSREPTRGPGEDSEDYRRHLRHDLRTPINAIKGYGEMLREDAAGVDDAQALVSDLNRLLEEASRLLERIDGLVSFSLPETEAATDAEVGSGPVSAMVAHRFVASVQPISENEADSVAVRPSRILVVDDNASNRELLKRRLERQGHSVALAENGSCSLEMLREAPFDLILLDLLMPDISGFDVLSILKSDPALRDIPVIVISALNEIDSIVRCIEAGADDYLEKPFDPVLLRARIGSSLEKKHLRDREREALEALRIEKERSEQLLLNILPAPIIARLKSGETVIADHVSDVTILFADFVGFTELSSRLPAPELVGVLGSVFSAFDGLALKFGVEKIKTIGDAYMVACGLFGDRGDHAHAVADMALAMAETLDILNDTLPTPLEIRMGMNSGDVVAGVIGAHKFIYDIWGDAVNIASRLESNSLPGRIQVSASTYEHLRRDFVLAPRDGLEIKGKGAMEAFFLTGRR, from the coding sequence ATGACGTCGCATGACTTCCGGCCGGCCGCCGACAGGAGCGATCGCGCACTGCTTGCTTATGTGCAGCAGGAGCTGAGCGCGCCTGCAGAGGCGATTGCAGGCTATGCGGAAATATTGCTGGACGAGGCCGAAAGGAACGGTCACGGGGAATTTCGTGACGACCTCGAAAAAATCCACGCCGCCAGCCGTTCGCTGATTGATGTCATCGCGTCACTCGTCAGTCGGTCGCGCGAGCCGACGCGCGGGCCAGGCGAGGATTCCGAGGACTATCGTCGCCACTTGCGGCACGATCTGCGCACGCCCATCAACGCCATAAAGGGTTATGGCGAGATGCTGCGCGAAGACGCAGCGGGCGTTGACGACGCGCAGGCGCTGGTCTCGGACCTCAATCGACTTTTAGAGGAAGCGTCGCGCCTGCTTGAGCGTATCGACGGCCTGGTCAGTTTTTCACTCCCCGAAACCGAGGCGGCGACGGACGCCGAAGTCGGCTCGGGACCTGTTTCCGCCATGGTCGCTCATCGCTTCGTCGCCTCTGTCCAGCCGATCTCAGAAAACGAAGCCGACAGTGTCGCCGTACGGCCGAGTCGCATCCTCGTGGTCGACGACAACGCGTCTAATCGCGAGCTCCTGAAGCGCCGTCTGGAACGACAGGGCCACTCTGTCGCGCTGGCTGAAAATGGGTCTTGCTCGCTGGAGATGTTGAGGGAGGCGCCCTTCGATCTCATTCTCCTCGATCTGCTGATGCCGGATATCAGCGGCTTCGATGTTCTTTCGATCCTCAAGTCTGATCCTGCGTTGAGAGACATTCCAGTCATCGTGATATCGGCCTTGAACGAGATCGACTCCATCGTCAGATGCATCGAAGCGGGCGCCGATGATTATCTCGAGAAGCCTTTCGATCCGGTGCTCCTTCGCGCGCGCATCGGATCGTCACTGGAGAAAAAGCATCTACGGGACCGGGAGCGCGAGGCGCTCGAAGCGTTGCGCATCGAAAAAGAGCGCTCCGAGCAGCTTCTCCTCAACATTCTTCCGGCGCCGATTATCGCGCGTCTGAAGAGCGGCGAAACGGTCATCGCGGATCATGTCAGCGACGTCACGATTCTGTTTGCGGATTTCGTCGGCTTCACCGAGCTCTCCTCCAGGCTGCCGGCTCCCGAACTTGTTGGCGTATTGGGAAGCGTTTTCTCGGCGTTTGACGGGCTCGCGCTTAAATTCGGCGTCGAGAAGATCAAGACGATTGGCGACGCGTATATGGTCGCCTGCGGGCTCTTCGGCGATCGGGGCGATCACGCGCACGCCGTCGCGGACATGGCGTTGGCGATGGCCGAAACACTGGACATTCTCAACGATACTTTGCCGACGCCGCTCGAGATCAGGATGGGCATGAACTCCGGCGACGTCGTCGCGGGCGTCATCGGCGCGCACAAGTTCATTTACGATATTTGGGGCGATGCGGTGAACATTGCGAGCCGGCTGGAGTCGAACAGCCTTCCGGGCCGCATCCAGGTTTCAGCATCGACCTACGAGCATCTGCGCAGAGACTTTGTTTTGGCGCCGCGCGACGGCCTCGAAATCAAAGGCAAGGGCGCCATGGAAGCGTTTTTTCTGACCGGGAGAAGGTAG
- a CDS encoding copper resistance CopC family protein — protein MIPRKKLAFLLSLILAFALVRVPCLAHAALISASPQDGATVPSGEVVIQLRFNSRIDSKLSRLTLLKAADQSVVQPLETSPVSEGLKARAPDLRSGAYTLEWQILSLDGHLTQGRLNFRVER, from the coding sequence ATGATCCCACGGAAAAAATTAGCGTTTCTACTGTCGCTTATCCTTGCGTTCGCGCTTGTGCGCGTTCCCTGCCTCGCACATGCGGCTCTCATCTCGGCTTCGCCTCAGGATGGCGCAACGGTTCCAAGCGGAGAAGTCGTCATTCAGCTTCGGTTCAATAGCCGTATTGACTCGAAGCTTTCGCGTCTCACCCTTCTCAAGGCCGCCGACCAAAGCGTCGTTCAGCCTCTCGAAACGAGCCCAGTATCCGAGGGCCTAAAAGCGAGAGCGCCGGACTTGAGGTCGGGCGCGTATACGCTCGAGTGGCAAATACTGAGCCTTGACGGCCACCTGACGCAAGGCAGGCTGAACTTTCGCGTGGAACGCTGA